The following are encoded in a window of Arthrobacter antioxidans genomic DNA:
- a CDS encoding homoserine dehydrogenase, translated as MNTPATPSRQPLRVALLGCGNVGSQVARILLEDAENLGRRAGAPLELIGVAVRTLDAERDVELPAGLLTLDAGKLVEDADIVIELMGGLEPAKSLILRAIEHGATVVSGNKALLAQDGPELYEQADAAGVQLSYEAAVAGAIPILRPIRDSLSGDRITRVLGIVNGTTNYILDQMDSTGASFADALKAAQDLGYAEADPTADIEGHDAAAKAAILASLSFHTRFALENVHCEGITSVTADDIAAAAEDGYVIKLLAIAEILTDDAGAAGVGVRVHPTLLPRSHPLAAVHGAFNAVFIEAENAGELMFYGQGAGGTPTASAVLGDVVSAARRMVLGGPGRTETTTGHVPPLSIDTVRTSYCIGLEVADQPGVLARIAQIFAENGVSIETMRQRIHQGGPDGGTTAELRIVTHRAPEASLAATVAQVAALDVITAVSSVLRVEGI; from the coding sequence ATGAACACGCCAGCCACGCCCTCCCGCCAGCCCCTCCGCGTCGCCCTGCTCGGCTGCGGCAACGTCGGCTCCCAGGTCGCCCGTATCCTGCTCGAGGACGCGGAGAACCTCGGCCGCCGTGCCGGAGCACCGCTCGAACTCATCGGGGTCGCCGTCCGCACCCTCGATGCCGAGCGTGACGTCGAGCTGCCCGCCGGGCTCCTGACGCTCGACGCCGGGAAGCTCGTCGAGGACGCCGACATCGTGATCGAGCTCATGGGCGGCCTCGAGCCCGCCAAGTCCCTCATCCTCCGCGCCATCGAGCACGGGGCCACGGTGGTCAGCGGCAACAAGGCGCTCCTCGCGCAGGACGGGCCCGAGCTCTACGAGCAGGCCGACGCCGCCGGTGTCCAGCTCTCCTACGAGGCCGCCGTCGCCGGAGCCATCCCGATCCTGCGCCCCATCCGCGACAGCCTCTCCGGTGACCGCATCACGCGCGTCCTCGGCATCGTCAACGGGACCACCAACTACATCCTCGACCAGATGGACTCCACGGGCGCCTCCTTCGCGGACGCGCTGAAGGCCGCCCAGGACCTCGGGTACGCGGAGGCGGATCCGACGGCCGACATCGAGGGCCACGACGCCGCCGCGAAGGCCGCGATCCTCGCCTCCCTGTCCTTCCACACACGCTTCGCCCTCGAGAACGTCCACTGCGAGGGCATCACCTCGGTCACGGCCGACGACATCGCGGCCGCGGCGGAGGACGGCTACGTCATCAAGCTGCTGGCCATCGCGGAGATCCTCACCGACGACGCCGGCGCGGCGGGGGTCGGCGTCCGCGTCCACCCCACCCTGCTGCCACGCTCCCACCCGCTGGCCGCCGTCCACGGCGCCTTCAACGCGGTGTTCATCGAGGCGGAGAACGCCGGGGAACTGATGTTCTACGGCCAGGGCGCCGGCGGCACCCCCACGGCCTCGGCAGTGCTGGGCGACGTCGTCAGTGCCGCGCGCCGCATGGTGCTCGGCGGCCCGGGCCGCACCGAGACCACCACCGGGCACGTCCCGCCGCTGAGCATCGACACCGTCCGCACCAGCTACTGCATCGGGCTCGAGGTCGCCGACCAGCCGGGCGTCCTCGCCCGGATCGCCCAGATCTTCGCCGAGAACGGCGTCTCCATCGAGACCATGCGCCAGCGCATCCACCAGGGCGGGCCCGACGGCGGCACCACCGCCGAG
- the lysA gene encoding diaminopimelate decarboxylase encodes MDGTAPNGASPLAPHWLSVPEDQARLEQKLWAEDVERGDDGVLRIDGVSVADLAAEYGTPLFVMSERDFRARAATFRDAFDDAFRDLCGGVDVFYAGKSFLCTEVAHWVREEGLGLDTCSGGELAVALRAGMPGHRLGLHGNNKSAAEITRAIDADLGRIVVDSLQEVALVGDLAVQRGRRANVMLRLTPGVHAHTHEFIATAHEDQKFGLSLTTEQGPGQAGGGQEAQDDGASSPAARAVADALAHPGINLLGVHCHIGSQIFEPEGFELAAQRLLGFLAEVRDRHGVELAELDLGGGYGIAYTEEDEPRPAAEIARAMASVVGTTCRELQLKVPRISIEPGRAIVGPTTFTLYTTGTTKTVRVDAPASGSQELQGASVTHPRRYVSVDGGMSDNARPVLYGADYSAVLASRTPGADPVLSRVVGKHCESGDIVVRDVYLPEDTGAGDLLAVPGTGAYCWVLSSNYNYLTRPPVVAVADGRARLIVRGETEEDLFRRDVEREPALPATEPGAPRTV; translated from the coding sequence GTGGACGGGACCGCACCGAACGGGGCCTCCCCGCTCGCGCCCCACTGGCTCTCCGTCCCGGAGGACCAGGCCCGGCTGGAGCAGAAGCTGTGGGCCGAGGACGTGGAGCGCGGGGACGACGGCGTGCTGCGCATCGACGGTGTGTCCGTGGCCGATCTCGCCGCGGAGTACGGCACCCCGCTGTTCGTCATGTCCGAGCGCGACTTCCGCGCTCGTGCCGCCACGTTCCGCGACGCCTTCGACGACGCCTTCCGTGACCTGTGCGGGGGAGTCGACGTGTTCTACGCCGGCAAGTCCTTCCTGTGCACCGAAGTGGCCCACTGGGTGCGCGAGGAGGGGCTGGGGCTCGACACCTGCTCCGGCGGAGAGCTCGCCGTCGCCCTCCGCGCCGGCATGCCGGGCCACCGGCTCGGGCTGCACGGGAACAACAAGTCGGCGGCGGAGATCACGCGCGCCATCGACGCCGACCTCGGCCGGATCGTCGTCGACAGCCTGCAGGAGGTCGCCCTCGTCGGGGACCTGGCCGTGCAGCGCGGGCGCCGCGCCAACGTCATGCTCCGCCTGACGCCTGGCGTCCACGCCCACACCCACGAGTTCATCGCCACGGCGCACGAGGACCAGAAGTTCGGCCTGTCGCTGACCACCGAGCAGGGACCGGGCCAGGCCGGGGGAGGACAGGAGGCCCAGGACGACGGCGCCTCGTCACCCGCAGCGCGCGCCGTCGCGGACGCGCTCGCCCACCCGGGCATCAACCTCCTCGGCGTCCACTGCCACATCGGGTCGCAGATCTTCGAGCCCGAGGGCTTCGAACTGGCCGCGCAGCGGCTGCTCGGTTTCCTCGCGGAGGTCCGGGACCGGCACGGCGTCGAACTCGCCGAGCTCGACCTCGGCGGCGGCTACGGCATCGCCTACACCGAGGAGGACGAACCGCGCCCGGCGGCGGAGATCGCCCGTGCCATGGCGTCCGTCGTCGGCACGACCTGCCGCGAGCTGCAGCTGAAGGTCCCGCGGATCTCGATCGAGCCGGGCCGCGCCATCGTCGGTCCCACGACGTTCACCCTGTACACCACCGGCACCACCAAGACCGTGCGCGTGGACGCCCCGGCCAGCGGCTCCCAGGAACTGCAGGGCGCCTCCGTTACGCACCCGCGACGCTATGTGTCGGTGGACGGCGGCATGAGCGACAACGCCCGTCCGGTGCTCTACGGCGCGGATTATTCGGCCGTCCTGGCGTCCCGGACGCCCGGGGCGGACCCGGTGCTCTCCCGCGTGGTTGGAAAACACTGCGAGAGCGGTGACATCGTGGTGCGGGACGTCTACCTCCCCGAGGACACCGGAGCCGGTGACCTCCTCGCCGTCCCGGGCACCGGAGCCTACTGCTGGGTGCTCTCGAGCAACTACAACTACCTGACCCGCCCGCCCGTCGTGGCGGTGGCCGATGGCCGTGCCCGGCTGATCGTGCGCGGCGAGACCGAGGAGGACCTGTTCCGCAGGGACGTCGAGCGCGAACCCGCCTTGCCCGCCACGGAACCAGGAGCCCCACGGACCGTATGA
- the argS gene encoding arginine--tRNA ligase — protein sequence MTPEELSAAISACLKAAVEAGDFTVDLPSEVRVERPKNREHGDWATNIALQLGKKAGMNPRDFAQILSERLAGIEGVKSVDIAGPGFLNITLDAGAAGELARTIVEAGPAYGGSTALAGQKINLEFVSANPTGPIHIGGTRWAAVGDALARVLQSQGASVVREYYFNDHGAQIERFARSLHASAAGRPAPDDGYGGQYIEDIAQRVVAAEPDILTLPEADAVERFRAVGVDFMFTDIKASLHDFGVDFDVYFHEHSLFENDFVGGLLEQLKGSGNLFFEDGAWWLRSTDFGDDRDRVVIKSDGAPAYIAGDIGYFVNKRRRGFDLNIIMLGADHHGYVARLKAAAAALGDDPASVEVLIGQMVNLMQNGAPVRMSKRAGTVVTLEDLVDAVGVDAARYTLARFSADSNIDIDLDLLTRRTNENPVFYVQYAHARTHAVARNAVSAGVDTGSFDAASLSHPTEGELLAALGQFPGVVAQAATFREPHRVARHLEVIAGTYHRWYDACRVAPLGDAPVEDVHRSRLWLNNATQQVLANGLDLLGVSAPERM from the coding sequence GTGACTCCCGAAGAACTCTCTGCCGCTATTTCCGCCTGCCTGAAGGCCGCCGTCGAGGCCGGTGACTTCACGGTCGACCTCCCGTCGGAGGTGCGGGTGGAGCGGCCGAAGAACCGCGAGCACGGCGACTGGGCCACGAACATCGCCCTGCAGCTCGGCAAGAAGGCGGGGATGAACCCCCGCGACTTCGCCCAGATCCTCAGCGAACGCCTCGCCGGCATCGAGGGCGTGAAGAGCGTGGACATCGCGGGCCCCGGCTTCCTCAACATCACGCTCGACGCCGGAGCGGCCGGCGAGCTGGCCCGTACGATCGTGGAGGCAGGCCCCGCGTACGGCGGGAGCACGGCGCTCGCCGGCCAGAAGATCAACCTCGAGTTCGTCTCGGCGAACCCCACGGGCCCCATCCACATCGGCGGGACCCGCTGGGCTGCGGTGGGGGACGCGCTGGCCCGCGTGCTCCAGTCGCAGGGCGCCAGCGTGGTGCGGGAGTACTACTTCAACGATCATGGTGCGCAGATCGAGCGGTTCGCGCGCTCGCTCCACGCCAGCGCCGCGGGCAGGCCTGCCCCCGACGACGGCTACGGCGGCCAGTACATCGAGGACATCGCGCAGCGCGTGGTCGCGGCCGAGCCCGACATCCTGACGCTCCCCGAGGCCGACGCCGTCGAGCGCTTCCGGGCCGTCGGCGTCGATTTCATGTTCACCGACATCAAGGCGTCGCTCCACGACTTCGGCGTGGACTTCGACGTCTACTTCCACGAGCACTCGCTGTTCGAGAACGACTTCGTCGGCGGCCTGCTCGAGCAGCTGAAGGGATCCGGCAACCTCTTCTTCGAGGACGGCGCCTGGTGGCTGAGGTCGACGGACTTCGGTGACGACCGGGACCGCGTCGTCATCAAGTCCGACGGTGCTCCTGCGTACATCGCCGGCGACATCGGCTACTTCGTCAACAAGCGCCGCCGGGGCTTCGACCTCAACATCATCATGCTGGGCGCCGACCACCACGGGTACGTGGCCCGCCTGAAAGCCGCCGCAGCTGCCCTGGGCGACGACCCCGCCAGCGTCGAGGTGCTCATCGGCCAGATGGTGAACCTCATGCAGAACGGCGCGCCCGTCCGTATGTCGAAGCGCGCCGGCACGGTGGTGACCCTCGAGGACCTCGTGGACGCCGTCGGCGTGGACGCCGCCCGGTACACGCTGGCCCGGTTCTCCGCGGATTCGAACATCGACATCGACCTCGACCTGCTGACCCGCCGCACCAACGAGAACCCGGTGTTCTACGTGCAGTACGCGCACGCCAGGACCCACGCCGTCGCCCGCAACGCCGTCTCGGCGGGCGTGGACACCGGCTCCTTCGACGCGGCGTCGCTCAGCCACCCCACGGAGGGTGAACTGCTGGCCGCCCTCGGCCAGTTCCCCGGCGTCGTCGCCCAGGCCGCGACCTTCCGCGAACCGCACCGCGTGGCCCGCCACCTCGAGGTGATCGCCGGGACCTACCACCGCTGGTACGACGCCTGCCGTGTCGCGCCGCTCGGCGACGCGCCCGTCGAGGACGTGCACCGCTCCCGCCTGTGGCTGAACAACGCCACGCAGCAGGTCCTGGCCAACGGCCTCGACCTCCTCGGCGTCTCCGCGCCGGAGAGGATGTGA
- a CDS encoding FAD:protein FMN transferase translates to MADSFSFEAIGTGWRVDTGAALLPGQRAQLLHLAREYDALYSRFRTDSGVAALAAAGGSLPLPPHGAELGRLLRSLHDLTRGGVSPLVGDPLAALGYDAGYSLTPTRAPAPARAWDDVLTWTDDGVTLREPAILDVGAAGKGQLVDLMLEYLRAEGHEDVLVDASGDMRRAAGGTISVALEHPYDPSSAIGAVGLGTGALCASASNRRAWGDGLHHVLDARTGRSVDTVVATWVLAADAMTADGLCTALFLTDPADLAGTFEFDYVLMYSDGRARYSAPLAGALFS, encoded by the coding sequence GTGGCGGATTCCTTCAGCTTCGAGGCGATCGGCACCGGCTGGCGCGTGGACACCGGCGCTGCACTCCTGCCCGGCCAGCGGGCACAGCTGCTCCATCTCGCCCGGGAGTACGACGCCCTCTACTCGCGGTTCCGCACCGACTCCGGCGTCGCGGCGCTCGCCGCTGCCGGCGGCTCGCTGCCCCTGCCTCCCCACGGTGCGGAGCTCGGGCGCCTGCTGCGCTCGCTCCACGACCTCACGCGCGGCGGCGTCTCACCGCTCGTCGGCGACCCGCTCGCCGCGCTGGGCTACGACGCCGGCTACTCGCTGACTCCCACGCGGGCCCCCGCCCCCGCCCGGGCCTGGGACGACGTCCTGACCTGGACGGACGACGGCGTCACGCTGCGGGAACCGGCGATCCTCGACGTCGGCGCGGCCGGCAAGGGACAGCTCGTCGACCTCATGCTGGAATACCTGCGCGCCGAGGGCCACGAGGACGTCCTGGTCGATGCCAGCGGGGACATGCGCCGGGCTGCCGGCGGCACCATCAGCGTCGCCCTCGAACACCCCTACGACCCGTCGTCGGCGATCGGTGCGGTCGGTCTGGGGACCGGCGCACTGTGCGCGTCCGCGTCGAACCGCCGCGCGTGGGGCGACGGCCTGCACCATGTCCTGGACGCGAGGACCGGCCGGAGCGTGGACACCGTCGTCGCGACCTGGGTGCTGGCCGCTGACGCCATGACGGCCGACGGCCTGTGCACCGCCCTGTTCCTCACCGATCCCGCGGACCTCGCGGGAACCTTCGAGTTCGACTACGTCCTGATGTACTCGGACGGACGAGCCCGCTATTCCGCACCCCTCGCAGGAGCCCTTTTCTCATGA
- a CDS encoding FAD-dependent oxidoreductase, with protein MTAVLDGLLGRMTMYRLTLTLLAILTVEALVLSLAGLLAFTPAEIAGTLVAAVGGTIIGTRLMALILRLRPHGESSLITGLILFLIMFPSDTGAGLGGILAAGVAAGASKFLLAVRGRHLFNPAATGAVVATLLGVGVAGWWVANAYMLPVVVVGGALLLYRTRKLSMAAVFLVVTVGILLYGLMQNGMMPGAGLQLILTSYPVLFLLGFMMTEPLTLPPLRWQQWSVAAVVGLVFALQLSIGPVFLGPEFALVLGNAIAFVMGQRGGVRLSLAGRRQLTPTSTELVFRTGRPVRFRAGQYMELDLPHPGPDGRGSRRVFSITSAPQRRDAVTFGLRTAEAGSSFKNALLDLPDDARVTGTLVGGDFHLPRDPALPLLLVAGGIGVTPFISHLRDLGERGEARDVVLVYAVRSEQEIAFRDELAGLGTRVVLFMPTTGTVPALPEGWTLAGAEPTADHLLAAVPDLPRRKVLISGSPAFIGRLRAQVRTAGVPRVTTDAFLGY; from the coding sequence ATGACCGCAGTACTCGACGGCCTCCTGGGCCGCATGACCATGTACCGGCTGACGCTGACACTCCTGGCGATCCTGACCGTCGAGGCACTGGTCCTCTCGCTGGCCGGCCTGCTCGCGTTCACCCCGGCCGAGATCGCCGGAACCCTGGTGGCTGCCGTGGGCGGCACGATCATCGGCACCCGGCTGATGGCGCTGATCCTCCGGCTGAGGCCCCACGGCGAGTCCTCGCTCATCACGGGACTGATCCTGTTCCTGATCATGTTCCCGTCGGACACGGGAGCCGGTCTCGGGGGCATCCTCGCGGCCGGCGTGGCGGCTGGAGCCTCGAAGTTCCTCCTGGCCGTCAGGGGACGGCACCTCTTCAACCCGGCGGCGACGGGCGCGGTGGTCGCCACCCTGCTCGGGGTGGGGGTTGCCGGGTGGTGGGTCGCGAATGCCTACATGCTTCCCGTCGTCGTGGTGGGCGGCGCGCTCCTGCTCTACCGGACGCGGAAGCTGTCCATGGCGGCCGTGTTCCTCGTGGTCACCGTGGGCATCCTGCTCTACGGCCTGATGCAGAACGGGATGATGCCCGGAGCCGGCCTCCAGCTCATCCTGACCTCGTACCCTGTCCTGTTCCTGCTCGGCTTCATGATGACCGAGCCGCTGACCCTGCCGCCGCTGCGGTGGCAGCAGTGGTCCGTCGCCGCCGTCGTCGGTCTGGTGTTCGCCCTCCAGCTGTCCATCGGTCCGGTGTTCCTCGGACCCGAGTTCGCCCTCGTGCTCGGCAACGCCATCGCCTTCGTCATGGGACAGCGCGGCGGCGTACGGCTCTCCCTTGCAGGGAGGCGACAGCTGACGCCGACCAGCACCGAGCTGGTCTTCCGGACCGGGCGCCCCGTGCGCTTCCGGGCCGGGCAGTACATGGAGCTGGACCTGCCGCACCCCGGGCCCGACGGCCGCGGCAGCCGCCGGGTCTTCAGCATCACCTCCGCACCGCAGCGACGTGATGCCGTGACGTTCGGCCTGCGGACCGCGGAGGCGGGCAGCTCCTTCAAGAACGCCCTCCTCGACCTCCCGGACGACGCGCGCGTCACGGGGACGCTCGTCGGCGGTGACTTCCACCTCCCCCGCGATCCCGCCCTCCCCCTGCTGCTGGTCGCCGGCGGGATCGGCGTGACGCCGTTCATCAGCCACCTCCGTGACCTCGGCGAGCGCGGAGAGGCGCGCGACGTCGTCCTCGTCTACGCGGTCCGCAGCGAGCAGGAGATCGCCTTCCGCGACGAGCTGGCCGGCCTGGGCACGCGCGTCGTGCTGTTCATGCCGACGACCGGAACGGTCCCGGCCCTGCCCGAGGGGTGGACCCTCGCGGGGGCCGAGCCGACGGCGGACCACCTCCTCGCGGCGGTGCCGGACCTGCCCCGCCGGAAGGTGCTCATCTCGGGCTCTCCCGCGTTCATCGGGCGCCTGCGGGCGCAGGTGCGCACGGCGGGCGTCCCGCGCGTGACGACGGATGCCTTCCTGGGGTATTGA
- a CDS encoding VOC family protein, whose amino-acid sequence MRIALTSLFVDDQRKALAFYTEVLGFVKRQDIPLGMHSWLTVVSPEAPDGPELLLEPSSHPAVKPYRDALVHDGIPLAQFAVGDVEAEYTRLTGKGVVFTQPPLDIGAAVVAIFEDTCGNLIQLMEPKPEE is encoded by the coding sequence ATGAGGATAGCCCTGACGAGTCTGTTCGTCGACGACCAGCGGAAGGCACTCGCCTTCTACACCGAGGTGCTCGGTTTCGTGAAGCGCCAGGACATCCCTCTCGGCATGCATTCCTGGCTCACCGTGGTGTCCCCCGAAGCGCCGGACGGACCCGAGTTGCTCCTGGAACCGTCCAGCCACCCGGCGGTGAAGCCGTACCGGGACGCCCTCGTCCACGACGGCATCCCACTGGCCCAGTTCGCGGTCGGGGACGTCGAGGCCGAGTACACCCGGCTGACCGGCAAGGGAGTGGTCTTCACCCAGCCGCCGCTCGACATCGGCGCCGCCGTCGTGGCGATCTTCGAGGACACGTGCGGCAATCTCATCCAGCTGATGGAACCGAAGCCGGAGGAGTGA
- a CDS encoding LamB/YcsF family protein: protein MVHIDLNSDVGESFGNWIMGDDAAIFRSVSSANVACGFHAGEPSTIAQTCRDAVAAGVTIGAHVGYRDLVGFGRRFIDCSPTELADDVLYQIGALDAISRAAGGTIRYVKPHGALYNTIVTHEVQAQAVVDAVKAFGGDLPLLLLPGSVALKAAEKAGLRGVAEAFADRAYNPDGTLVSRREPGAVLHDEDEVSANMVRLASDGVIIARDGSTIRTTAESICLHGDTTGAVSMSAAVRRDLEAAGIEIRSFV, encoded by the coding sequence ATCGTTCACATCGACCTCAACAGCGACGTCGGCGAATCGTTCGGCAACTGGATCATGGGGGACGACGCCGCGATCTTCCGCTCCGTCTCCAGCGCCAATGTCGCGTGCGGCTTCCACGCCGGGGAACCCTCCACCATCGCGCAGACCTGCCGGGATGCAGTGGCCGCCGGCGTGACGATCGGCGCGCACGTCGGCTACCGGGATCTGGTCGGGTTCGGCCGCCGCTTCATCGACTGCTCTCCCACCGAGCTGGCCGACGACGTCCTCTACCAGATCGGCGCCCTCGACGCGATCTCCCGGGCGGCCGGCGGCACCATCAGGTACGTGAAACCTCACGGGGCCCTCTACAACACCATCGTCACCCACGAGGTCCAGGCGCAGGCCGTGGTGGATGCCGTGAAGGCGTTCGGCGGCGACCTTCCGCTGCTGCTCCTCCCCGGCTCCGTGGCACTGAAGGCCGCGGAGAAGGCGGGCCTCCGCGGGGTGGCCGAAGCCTTCGCGGACCGGGCCTACAACCCCGATGGCACGCTGGTCTCCCGCCGCGAACCCGGCGCGGTCCTCCACGACGAGGACGAGGTCTCGGCCAACATGGTCCGACTCGCCAGCGACGGTGTCATCATCGCCCGCGACGGTTCGACCATCAGGACCACAGCCGAGAGCATCTGCCTCCACGGCGATACCACGGGTGCGGTGTCCATGTCCGCCGCTGTCCGCCGTGACCTCGAGGCCGCCGGCATCGAGATCCGGAGCTTCGTGTGA
- a CDS encoding 5-oxoprolinase/urea amidolyase family protein, with translation MTPPEIRWAGPRALLIQLESLESVLTVHAHLQQHPLRGQVDVLAAARTVLAVFDSGTNARAARAAVAQVDTAPGGGAAAAGDPVRIEVVYDGDDLAEVGRLTGLDPDGVIAAHTGQLWTAAFGGFAPGFAYLVGENESLTVPRRSTPRTAVPAGAVALAGNFSAVYPRRSPGGWQLIGRTASRLWDLDREQPALLRPGTAVRYVAVRESVTLTTPATDAAPSPATPEEAGPSLEILAPGPQSLIQDLGRPGLGDVGVSKAGAADTASARQANRLVGNAPGDAVIETILGGLTVRARGELTVALTGALTPAGISGDDTPRPAPMCSPFALHDGETLHLDAPDAGLRTYLAIRGGIDVPEVLGSRSTDVMSGIGPAPLAAGTVLPVGVVDQGRTVGAAEPSTLPATVRSGMHEPVLLRITGGPRHDWFTDESLRALTGQSWSVTAESNRIGVRLAVGEQDDAAPGTTPGPTTEKTGTPLQRLTADELPSEGVVAGSLQVPPSGLPVLFLADHPVTGGYPVIGVVVPEDLGVAAQLAPGTRLRFQAVDPENLQPIPRPHQHPPTRSS, from the coding sequence GTGACTCCTCCCGAAATTCGCTGGGCCGGGCCACGCGCCCTCCTGATCCAGCTGGAATCGCTGGAGTCGGTCCTCACGGTGCACGCGCACCTGCAGCAGCACCCGCTCCGCGGGCAGGTCGACGTGCTCGCCGCCGCCCGCACCGTCCTGGCCGTCTTCGATTCCGGCACCAACGCCCGTGCCGCCCGCGCCGCCGTCGCGCAGGTGGATACCGCGCCCGGCGGAGGCGCGGCCGCAGCCGGTGATCCTGTGCGGATCGAGGTGGTGTACGACGGCGACGACCTCGCCGAGGTGGGGCGCCTTACCGGGCTCGACCCCGACGGCGTCATCGCCGCGCACACCGGCCAGCTGTGGACCGCTGCGTTCGGCGGATTCGCCCCGGGGTTCGCCTATCTGGTCGGGGAGAACGAGTCGCTCACGGTCCCCCGTCGCAGCACGCCGCGTACCGCGGTCCCCGCCGGGGCGGTGGCGCTGGCCGGCAACTTCTCGGCCGTCTATCCGCGCCGTTCGCCCGGCGGCTGGCAGCTCATCGGCCGGACCGCTTCCCGGCTGTGGGACCTGGACCGGGAGCAGCCGGCCCTCCTCCGACCGGGGACCGCGGTGCGGTACGTGGCCGTCCGGGAGTCGGTCACGCTGACCACCCCTGCCACCGACGCCGCCCCGTCGCCGGCCACGCCCGAGGAAGCCGGACCGTCGCTCGAGATCCTCGCGCCCGGGCCGCAGTCGCTCATCCAGGACCTGGGTAGGCCCGGCCTCGGCGACGTGGGCGTCTCGAAAGCCGGTGCCGCCGATACCGCGAGCGCACGACAGGCCAACCGGCTGGTCGGGAACGCACCCGGTGACGCGGTCATCGAGACGATCCTCGGCGGCCTCACCGTCAGGGCCCGCGGGGAACTCACCGTCGCGCTGACCGGCGCGCTCACGCCCGCCGGGATCAGCGGTGACGACACCCCCCGTCCGGCCCCCATGTGCTCACCGTTCGCCCTGCACGACGGCGAAACCCTCCATCTGGACGCGCCCGACGCCGGGCTGCGCACCTATCTGGCGATCCGCGGCGGGATCGACGTGCCGGAGGTACTGGGCAGTCGGTCGACCGACGTGATGTCGGGGATCGGCCCGGCTCCCCTCGCTGCGGGAACCGTGCTTCCGGTCGGCGTGGTGGACCAGGGCCGCACGGTCGGCGCTGCCGAGCCCTCCACGCTTCCCGCCACCGTCCGGTCGGGAATGCACGAACCGGTGCTCCTCCGCATCACCGGTGGCCCCCGCCACGACTGGTTCACCGACGAATCCCTCAGGGCGCTCACCGGCCAGAGCTGGAGCGTGACGGCCGAATCGAACCGGATCGGGGTCCGCCTCGCCGTCGGTGAACAGGACGATGCAGCACCGGGAACCACGCCGGGCCCGACCACGGAGAAGACCGGCACGCCGTTGCAACGCCTCACCGCCGACGAGCTGCCGAGCGAGGGGGTCGTCGCCGGTTCGCTGCAGGTGCCACCCTCGGGCCTGCCCGTGCTCTTCCTCGCCGACCATCCGGTGACCGGCGGGTATCCGGTGATCGGCGTCGTCGTTCCCGAGGACCTGGGCGTCGCTGCCCAGCTGGCGCCGGGAACCCGTCTGCGGTTCCAGGCAGTGGATCCCGAAAACCTGCAGCCGATCCCCCGGCCGCACCAGCACCCGCCCACCCGAAGCTCGTGA